A region from the Malus domestica chromosome 07, GDT2T_hap1 genome encodes:
- the LOC103439889 gene encoding uncharacterized protein translates to MAYLRNGRNVLRQIVKDTNIHSSGGSDRMMNPLIYASQGVRFRHLEVILTTSVDKLGKAGETVKVAPGYFRNHLMPKLLAVPNIDKYAYLIKEHRKNSLLEVEEEVEEVKVVAAVSEEAKQKAYQKAAKILDNARLVLRRPIDLKKFRSRATKEDPIELKSPVTTEDIVTEVARQLSVQILPENVHLPSPLLTVGEYEVTLRLPKSIPLPPGKVQWTLKVKIRAA, encoded by the exons ATGGCGTATTTGCGAAATGGCAGAAATGTCCTCCGTCAAATCGTTAAAGACACCAATATCCACAGCTCCGGCGGTTCGGATCGGATGATGAATCCGCTGATATATGCTTCTCAAGGAGTTCGATTCCGACATTTGGAGGTTATCCTAACGACG AGCGTGGATAAGCTCGGTAAAGCCGGTGAGACGGTGAAGGTTGCGCCGGGGTATTTTCGCAACCACTTGATGCCGAAATTGCTTGCTGTCCCAAACATTGACAAgtatgcgtatctcatcaaagaGCATCGCAAG AACTCCCTGCTTGAAGTAGAGGAAGAGGTTGAGGAGGTTAAAGTAGTTGCTGCGGTGTCTGAGGAAGCTAAGCAGAAAGCATATCAAAAGGCTGCGAAAATCCTGGATAATGCTCGTCTG GTATTGCGGAGGCCCATCGATCTTAAAAAGTTCCGTTCGCGTGCAACAAAAGAGGACCCTATAGAATTGAAATCCCCCGTGACAACCGAGGATATAGTGACCGAG GTGGCAAGGCAGCTTTCCGTGCAAATCCTACCCGAAAACGTCCATCTCCCATCTCCTTTGTTGACTGTGGGAGAGTATGAGGTGACACTGCGCCTTCCTAAGTCCATCCCTTTGCCGCCGGGGAAGGTTCAATGGACTCTTAAAGTTAAAATCCGAGCTGCATAA
- the LOC103439888 gene encoding RNA-binding KH domain-containing protein RCF3-like produces MERSRSKRYYYEQDYDTETVGRTRPRYNHHYANNNNHRHRGGGSGGGGGGGRPSKPPQQDPSVTVTTTYRILCHDMRAGGVIGKSGSIIKSIRQHTGAWINVHELIPGDEERIIEITDTRRRDPEGRMPSFSPAQEALFLIHERILESDVAGFGGEEEDEYGGGVRGGGGGGGNRVATRLVVSRMHVGCLLGKGGKIIEQMRMETKTQIRVLPRDHNLPRCVSMSEEIVQVVGDPNNVKSAVAIISSRLRESQHRDRSHFQGRMHSPERFFPPDDDYVPHMNNAGRKTPMDGAPFGPRLSNPSIRNNNYAPRSSGYPIEHGSAPMADNTQPFCEDLVFRILCPVDKVYLIVGDSTGIIELLQNEIGVDVKATNPVVGEDEQIIIISSEEGPDDELFPAQEALLHIQTRIVDLSPDKENTITTRLLVPTSDIGWLEGREGLLMDMRRLTGADIQILPIDDLPTCVSGDDVLVQIVGEIKAARHALVEMTSRIRSYLYRELFRKDTPPPAFAPGPAGSAFTIDPSPNNTFPVREAHTGNDPPMKMYQNVQTGGIAQPSKDAGGIANETVKPYESERREDAPSSLNRMPVTLVTRSILEVVIPEQAVSKLITKSRNKLAQISELSGANVTLVEDRPEETQKIIRISGTPEQAERAQSLLQGFILSTQEDGP; encoded by the exons ATGGAGAGGTCTAGATCTAAACGGTACTACTATGAACAGGACTACGATACGGAGACTGTGGGTAGGACCAGGCCTCGGTACAATCACCACTACGCGAACAACAACAACCACCGCCACCGCGGAGGTGGAAGCGGCGGCGGCGGTGGTGGTGGAAGACCATCTAAGCCTCCTCAGCAGGATCCGTCGGTTACGGTAACTACGACATACCGTATTCTCTGTCACGATATGAGGGCCGGAGGGGTGATTGGGAAGTCCGGTAGCATCATTAAGTCGATTCGGCAGCACACCGGCGCATGGATCAACGTACATGAACTGATTCCGGGAGATGAGGAGCGGATTATTGAGATTACCGACACGCGGCGGCGGGACCCGGAGGGGCGAATGCCGTCCTTCTCGCCGGCTCAGGAGGCTCTTTTTTTGATCCATGAGAGGATTCTGGAGAGTGATGTTGCTGGGTTTGGCGGTGAGGAGGAGGATGAGTATGGTGGTGGGGTTAGAGGCGGCGGCGGTGGCGGTGGGAATCGAGTAGCGACGCGGTTGGTTGTGTCGAGAATGCATGTGGGATGTTTGCTGGGGAAGGGAGGGAAGATAATTGAGCAGATGAGGATGGAGACTAAGACCCAGATTAGGGTGTTGCCTAGAGATCATAATCTGCCTCGATGCGTTTCGATGTCGGAGGAGATTGTTCAG GTAGTAGGCGATCCGAATAATGTAAAGAGTGCTGTGGCAATTATTTCATCACGCTTGAGGGAGAGTCAGCATCGGGATCGCAGTCATTTCCAGGGGCGAATGCATTCACCTGAACGGTTCTTTCCTCCTGATGATGATTATGTTCCTCATATGAACAATGCAGGACGGAAGACACCCATGGATGGGGCTCCCTTTGGACCACGATTATCTAACCCCAGTATCAGAAACAACAACTATGCCCCTCGTTCATCGGGTTATCCAATTGAACATGGGTCTGCTCCCATGGCTGATAATACACAGCCCTTTTGTGAAGACCTTGTGTTTCGAATACTTTGTCCAGTTGACAAAGTTTATCTTATAGTTGGAGATTCAACCGGAATTATAGAACTGCTTCAAAATGAAATTGGTGTGGATGTCAAGGCTACTAACCCTGTGGTTGGTGAAGATGAACAGATAATCATAATCTCTTCTGAGGAG GGTCCTGATGACGAGCTGTTTCCAGCTCAGGAAGCTTTGTTGCATATTCAAACTCGCATTGTCGATCTTAGTCCAGACAAAGAGAACACTATAACTACTAGGCTACTTGTCCCAACAAGTGATATTGGATGGTTGGAGGGAAGAGAAGGGTTGTTAATGGATATGAGGCGACTTACCGGTGCAGATATACAAATTCTTCCCATAGATGATCTTCCCACGTGTGTATCAGGGGACGATGTACTTGTACAG ATTGTAGGGGAAATAAAAGCAGCTCGACATGCTCTTGTTGAGATGACATCAAGAATACGGAGTTACTTATATAGAGAGTTGTTTCGAAAGGATACACCACCACCTGCTTTTGCACCAGGCCCTGCAGGTAGTGCTTTCACAATAGACCCATCTCCGAATAACACATTTCCAGTTCGTGAAGCTCATACTGGAAATGATCCTCCCATGAAAATGTATCAGAATGTGCAAACTGGGGGAATTGCACAGCCATCAAAG GATGCTGGAGGGATTGCCAATGAAACAGTAAAGCCATACGAAAGTGAACGGCGTGAAGATGCTCCGAGCTCTTTGAATAG AATGCCTGTGACGCTTGTCACTAGGAGTATACTTGAAGTTGTAATACCAGAGCAGGCAGTTTCAAAGCTCATAACGAAATCAAGAAACAAGCTTGCTCAGATCAGTGAG TTATCAGGAGCAAATGTGACCCTGGTAGAGGATAGACCGGAGGAAACACAGAAGATCATTCGAATTTCAGGTACTCCAGAGCAGGCCGAGAGAGCTCAGAGCTTGCTTCAGGGCTTTATTTTAAGCa CACAAGAAGACGGCCCTTAG